A single window of Streptomyces griseoviridis DNA harbors:
- a CDS encoding DUF397 domain-containing protein, with protein MQNGIDLYALDITSASFVQACGGPCTEGCVTLARIGVGVWALGDSKRPDLEPLRFSTEELAVAGIDPARFGLDG; from the coding sequence ATGCAGAACGGCATCGACCTCTACGCCCTCGACATCACCTCCGCCTCCTTCGTCCAGGCCTGCGGCGGCCCCTGTACCGAGGGGTGTGTCACCCTCGCCCGGATCGGGGTCGGCGTCTGGGCCCTCGGGGACAGCAAGCGGCCCGACCTCGAACCCCTCCGCTTCTCCACCGAGGAGCTGGCCGTCGCCGGGATCGACCCGGCGCGGTTCGGGTTGGACGGCTGA
- a CDS encoding Uma2 family endonuclease, producing the protein MAVLEDRIAMADTNSPSLDEWFERLERMPVPEGFRVEIVGGSVHITPQRDSHWEIIRRTVRAVEDRFGMDVRVFSDVRIDFPGNDNGFCPDVAKLRASAEKDERGRWSHEDVEFVAEVISQGTAANDYGPKKTAYAVAEVPVYLVVDPYQGRCYAHTDPKDGDYATCTRVDFGGGVDLTGTVVDLILDTADFPRE; encoded by the coding sequence ATGGCCGTCCTTGAAGACAGGATCGCGATGGCCGATACCAACAGCCCCAGCTTGGACGAGTGGTTCGAGCGGCTGGAACGGATGCCCGTCCCCGAAGGATTCAGGGTCGAGATCGTCGGGGGCAGCGTCCACATCACACCGCAGCGGGACTCTCACTGGGAGATCATCCGCCGGACGGTACGGGCGGTCGAGGACAGGTTCGGGATGGACGTGCGCGTCTTCTCCGACGTCCGCATCGACTTCCCCGGGAACGACAACGGCTTCTGCCCCGACGTAGCCAAGCTCCGCGCCTCCGCCGAGAAGGACGAGCGGGGCCGCTGGAGCCACGAGGACGTCGAGTTCGTCGCCGAGGTGATCTCCCAGGGCACCGCCGCCAACGACTACGGCCCGAAGAAGACCGCCTACGCCGTCGCCGAGGTCCCCGTCTACCTCGTCGTCGACCCGTACCAGGGCCGCTGCTACGCCCACACCGACCCGAAGGACGGCGACTACGCCACCTGTACCCGGGTCGACTTCGGCGGTGGCGTCGACCTGACCGGGACCGTCGTCGACCTCATCCTCGACACCGCCGACTTCCCGCGCGAGTGA
- a CDS encoding GDSL-type esterase/lipase family protein: protein MLRFMPVGDSMTIGSAGDHTWRYRIWQHLCATHDGPFTLVGPRETLYDPSTDAPTSYRYADPGFPRGHLAGWGEGWTHLAPLIGDAVRETRADVLLVSLGLIDLGFYTNPWQTAQNVRAFVAGARAAAPRVRMVVLPVVPNIRCAADDSFAAEVALFNELLAKAVADLDEPRSPLLLASVPPSYDLHRHTYDGTHPNPAGEHQIAAAFANALHQGWGVGAGYDG from the coding sequence ATGCTCAGGTTCATGCCCGTCGGCGACTCCATGACGATCGGAAGCGCGGGTGACCACACCTGGCGGTACCGGATCTGGCAGCACCTGTGCGCCACGCACGACGGCCCGTTCACCCTCGTCGGCCCGCGCGAGACGCTCTACGACCCGTCCACCGACGCGCCGACCTCGTACCGGTACGCCGACCCCGGCTTCCCGCGCGGGCACCTGGCCGGCTGGGGCGAGGGCTGGACCCACCTGGCCCCGCTGATCGGCGACGCCGTCCGCGAGACCCGCGCGGACGTGCTGCTCGTCTCCCTCGGCCTGATCGACCTCGGCTTCTACACCAACCCCTGGCAGACGGCACAGAACGTCCGCGCCTTCGTCGCCGGGGCCCGCGCGGCCGCGCCGCGGGTCCGGATGGTGGTGCTGCCGGTCGTACCGAACATCCGGTGCGCCGCGGACGACTCCTTCGCCGCCGAGGTCGCCCTCTTCAACGAACTCCTCGCGAAGGCCGTCGCCGACCTGGACGAGCCCCGCTCACCGCTGCTGCTGGCGTCGGTCCCGCCGTCGTACGACCTCCACCGGCACACCTACGACGGCACCCACCCGAACCCGGCGGGCGAACACCAGATCGCGGCGGCCTTCGCGAACGCCCTGCACCAGGGCTGGGGGGTCGGAGCCGGGTACGACGGGTAG
- a CDS encoding DUF6879 family protein, whose product MTRRLRFNGTTSDEDECPAVHEDVDTGEVIVQGSPLTSPDEIGQLQHLSEGEVAVVVPRELLVDWTPKDRTRRARVIGRDEFSKLFDKFEHTAWRLETRRRYASDERGDRWRQFVETGALDDDPQGSDWFRAIADRVAAGKRIERVRLVDDPPTVGQRYLLESAKRNIAAGEDIRNLWRADAERLRLPAEDFWLFDSRIVALMHFDDDDRLMHVELITEPSEVVRCSRFRDAAWHHASERRDFLAKLERAD is encoded by the coding sequence GTGACGCGCAGGCTGCGGTTCAACGGGACGACCAGTGATGAGGACGAGTGTCCGGCGGTGCACGAGGACGTGGACACCGGGGAAGTGATCGTGCAGGGCTCTCCCCTGACCAGCCCTGATGAGATCGGGCAGCTCCAGCACCTCTCGGAAGGGGAGGTGGCAGTGGTCGTCCCTCGTGAGTTACTCGTGGACTGGACGCCGAAGGACAGGACGCGCAGAGCGCGAGTGATCGGCCGGGACGAATTCAGCAAGTTGTTCGACAAGTTCGAGCACACGGCATGGCGGCTGGAGACCCGGCGCCGGTACGCCAGCGACGAACGCGGAGATCGTTGGCGGCAGTTCGTCGAGACTGGAGCGCTTGACGACGACCCGCAGGGGAGCGACTGGTTCCGAGCGATCGCCGACCGGGTCGCGGCAGGCAAGAGGATCGAGCGGGTGCGTCTGGTGGATGATCCACCAACCGTCGGGCAGCGCTACCTCCTCGAAAGCGCCAAGCGCAACATCGCCGCTGGTGAGGACATCCGCAACCTGTGGCGAGCAGATGCCGAGCGGCTTCGGCTCCCCGCCGAGGACTTCTGGCTGTTCGACAGCCGGATCGTCGCCCTCATGCACTTCGACGACGACGACCGCCTCATGCACGTCGAGCTGATCACCGAACCGTCGGAGGTGGTGCGCTGCTCTCGATTCAGGGATGCTGCTTGGCATCACGCATCCGAGCGGCGGGACTTCCTGGCGAAGCTGGAGCGCGCCGACTGA
- a CDS encoding MarR family winged helix-turn-helix transcriptional regulator: protein MSDLSHGDDAAAVNSLRSAVMRLSRRLKHQRVDESLSPTEMSVLGTLSVCGSATPGELARKEHVQPPSMTRIVALLEAKGLVRLEPHPEDRRQKVVTKTEQAEAMLEESRRKRNAFLAHLVEDLDEDEWAKIRAAAPVLEKLAHL from the coding sequence ATGTCGGACCTCAGCCATGGCGACGATGCCGCCGCCGTGAATTCCCTCCGGTCAGCCGTGATGCGGCTGTCCCGTCGACTCAAGCACCAGCGGGTCGACGAGTCGCTCAGCCCCACCGAGATGTCGGTGCTCGGCACCCTCTCCGTCTGCGGCAGCGCCACCCCGGGCGAACTGGCCCGCAAGGAGCACGTGCAGCCGCCGTCGATGACCCGCATCGTCGCGCTGCTCGAGGCCAAGGGTCTGGTCCGACTCGAGCCGCACCCCGAGGACCGGCGCCAGAAGGTCGTCACCAAGACCGAACAGGCCGAGGCCATGCTCGAGGAGAGCCGCCGCAAGCGGAACGCCTTCCTGGCCCATCTGGTCGAGGACCTGGACGAGGACGAGTGGGCGAAGATCCGCGCCGCCGCCCCCGTGCTGGAGAAGCTCGCACACCTGTAA
- a CDS encoding WD40 repeat domain-containing protein — MRRPFAVLAVLAAVSGSLFGVSATPAAAEGDGGFTIKDPRIAESSGLAASRLHPGVYWTHNDSSDGPYIYAVDGRTGETVARVTLSGIGSPRDVEAISIGPDNQIYVGDIGDNLGGTWPYVWIYRLPEPKTLQDQTVRATQFVVKYEDGARNAESMVVDPKTGRVYIIDKDEDGGHLYQGPATLSATGANIFRPIAPVDLWATDAAISPNGEQLAVRGYFGGIWYDWNGGEIKRGGRLEVPLQRQGESVTYSVDGTKLLFGSEGAQSPVQVKDAPGGAGSAKSPSSDGGSQASGDNGAGGVGDFKVAGLVAVAAVVAAFLGLRRLTRRK; from the coding sequence ATGCGCCGACCGTTCGCCGTACTCGCCGTGCTTGCCGCAGTCTCCGGGTCCCTGTTCGGCGTCTCCGCCACCCCGGCCGCCGCCGAAGGGGACGGCGGGTTCACCATCAAGGACCCCCGGATCGCCGAGTCGAGCGGACTGGCCGCCTCGCGCTTGCACCCCGGCGTCTACTGGACCCACAACGACAGCAGCGACGGCCCGTACATCTACGCCGTCGACGGCCGCACCGGCGAGACGGTGGCCAGGGTCACCCTCAGCGGCATCGGTTCCCCGCGCGACGTCGAGGCGATCTCCATCGGCCCCGACAACCAGATCTACGTCGGTGACATCGGCGACAACCTCGGCGGCACCTGGCCGTACGTGTGGATCTACCGGCTGCCCGAGCCGAAGACGCTTCAGGACCAGACGGTCAGGGCCACCCAGTTCGTCGTCAAGTACGAGGACGGGGCGCGCAACGCCGAGTCGATGGTCGTCGACCCGAAGACCGGCCGTGTCTACATCATCGACAAGGACGAGGACGGCGGCCACCTCTACCAGGGCCCCGCCACGCTCTCCGCGACCGGCGCCAACATCTTCCGCCCGATCGCCCCGGTCGACCTGTGGGCCACCGACGCGGCGATCTCCCCCAACGGCGAACAGCTCGCCGTGCGCGGCTACTTCGGCGGGATCTGGTACGACTGGAACGGCGGCGAGATCAAGCGCGGGGGCCGTCTCGAGGTGCCGCTCCAGCGGCAGGGCGAGTCGGTGACGTACTCCGTCGACGGCACGAAGCTCCTCTTCGGCAGCGAGGGCGCGCAGAGCCCGGTCCAGGTGAAGGACGCGCCCGGTGGCGCGGGCTCCGCCAAGTCGCCTTCCTCGGACGGTGGTTCGCAGGCGTCCGGGGACAACGGCGCTGGTGGCGTGGGTGACTTCAAGGTGGCGGGGCTGGTGGCGGTGGCGGCCGTGGTCGCGGCGTTCCTCGGCCTGCGACGGCTGACGCGTCGCAAGTGA
- a CDS encoding cellulase family glycosylhydrolase: MSRSSTFGGNALRGARRLLCAAALLLPLSLGLGPGAPPAGAATDPAGAVARADAGAGYWHTSGRQILDAAGQPVRIAGINWFGFETSNNVVHGLWSRDYKSMIDQMRTLGYNTIRLPYSDDIFKSGAVPNSIDFSSGKNADLQGLNSLQVMDKIVAYAGQDGLKVILDRHRPDAAGQSALWYTASVPESTWVTNLKALATRYAGQTTVVGIDIHNEPHDPACWGCGDTATDWRLAAQRAGNAVLSVNPDLLIFVEGVQTFNGVSGWWGGNLMGVGQYPVQLSVANRVVYSAHDYATSVAQQSWFSDPTFPNNMPGVWDKYWGYIFKQNIAPVWVGEFGTTLQSTVDQKWLAALVAYLRPTSTYGGDSFHWTFWSWNPNSGDTGGILKDDWQTVDTVKDGYLASIKAAGFPSGGGGGGGGGGGTGAACSASYTVSSDWGSGFNGDVKVTNTGTTALTSWKVGWTFSGGQQVTSLWNGSYTQTGAAVTVTNAAHNGALAVGGSASFGFGAAPGGGSVNGLTCTAS; encoded by the coding sequence ATGTCACGCAGCTCCACGTTCGGCGGTAACGCCCTCCGCGGCGCGCGCAGATTGCTCTGCGCGGCCGCGCTCCTGCTCCCGCTGTCCCTCGGCCTCGGCCCTGGCGCCCCACCGGCCGGGGCGGCGACCGACCCGGCCGGGGCGGTGGCGCGGGCGGACGCGGGCGCCGGGTACTGGCACACCAGCGGCCGGCAGATCCTGGACGCGGCCGGGCAGCCGGTCCGGATCGCGGGCATCAACTGGTTCGGCTTCGAGACCAGCAACAACGTCGTCCACGGCCTGTGGTCCCGGGACTACAAGAGCATGATCGACCAGATGCGGACGCTCGGGTACAACACGATCCGGCTGCCCTACAGCGACGACATCTTCAAGAGCGGCGCGGTCCCCAACAGCATCGACTTCTCCAGCGGCAAGAACGCCGACCTCCAGGGCCTCAACTCCCTCCAGGTGATGGACAAGATCGTGGCGTACGCGGGTCAGGACGGCCTCAAGGTGATCCTCGACCGGCACCGCCCGGACGCCGCCGGCCAGTCCGCGCTCTGGTACACGGCGTCGGTACCGGAGTCGACGTGGGTCACCAACCTCAAGGCGCTGGCGACCCGTTACGCGGGCCAGACCACGGTCGTCGGCATCGACATCCACAACGAGCCGCACGATCCGGCCTGCTGGGGCTGCGGCGACACGGCGACGGACTGGCGGCTCGCGGCCCAGCGGGCGGGCAACGCGGTGCTGTCCGTCAACCCCGACCTGCTGATCTTCGTCGAGGGCGTCCAGACGTTCAACGGCGTCTCCGGCTGGTGGGGCGGCAACCTGATGGGTGTGGGCCAGTACCCGGTCCAACTCAGCGTCGCCAACCGGGTGGTGTACTCGGCGCACGACTACGCCACCAGCGTGGCCCAGCAGAGCTGGTTCAGCGACCCGACGTTCCCGAACAACATGCCGGGCGTCTGGGACAAGTACTGGGGCTACATCTTCAAGCAGAACATCGCGCCGGTCTGGGTGGGGGAGTTCGGGACCACGCTCCAGTCGACGGTGGACCAGAAGTGGCTGGCGGCGCTGGTGGCGTACCTGCGGCCGACGTCGACGTACGGCGGTGACTCCTTCCACTGGACGTTCTGGTCCTGGAACCCCAACTCCGGTGACACCGGCGGCATCCTGAAGGACGACTGGCAGACGGTCGACACGGTGAAGGACGGCTACCTGGCGAGCATCAAGGCGGCGGGCTTCCCCAGCGGCGGTGGCGGTGGCGGCGGTGGTGGCGGCGGCACGGGCGCGGCCTGCTCGGCGTCGTACACGGTCAGCAGCGACTGGGGCAGCGGCTTCAACGGCGACGTGAAGGTCACCAATACCGGTACGACGGCGCTGACGTCGTGGAAGGTGGGCTGGACCTTCAGCGGCGGGCAGCAGGTCACCAGCCTGTGGAACGGCTCGTACACCCAGACGGGCGCGGCGGTGACGGTGACGAACGCCGCGCACAACGGCGCGCTGGCGGTGGGCGGTTCGGCGAGCTTCGGGTTCGGCGCGGCGCCGGGCGGGGGGAGTGTGAACGGGCTCACCTGCACGGCGAGTTGA
- a CDS encoding aldo/keto reductase gives MKYTQLGRTGLEVSRLVLGTMNFGPQTDEADSHTIMDAALDAGINFFDTANVYGWGENKGRTESIIGTWFAQGGDRRDKVVLATKVYGNMGPEGDAWPNHHKLSALNIRRAVDASLKRLQTDHIDVYQFHHVDRQTPLDEIWQAIDVLVQQGKILYVGSSNFPGYKIAQANEIAARRGGTIGLVSEQCLYNLAERRAEMEVIPAAREYGLGVIPWSPLHGGLLGGVIRKQTEGGRRASGRAAETLADPKSRAQIQSYEDLLDKHGIEPGEAALAWLLTRPGVTGPIVGPRTADQLASAVRAVDLELSEELLASLDEIFPGPGPSPEAFAW, from the coding sequence ATGAAGTACACGCAGCTGGGACGTACCGGACTCGAAGTCAGCCGCCTGGTCCTCGGCACCATGAACTTCGGGCCGCAGACCGACGAAGCCGACAGCCACACGATCATGGACGCGGCGCTGGACGCGGGCATCAACTTCTTCGACACCGCCAATGTGTACGGCTGGGGCGAGAACAAGGGCCGCACCGAGAGCATCATCGGCACCTGGTTCGCCCAGGGCGGCGACCGGCGCGACAAGGTCGTGCTCGCCACCAAGGTGTACGGGAACATGGGCCCCGAGGGCGACGCCTGGCCCAACCACCACAAGCTCTCCGCGCTGAACATCCGGCGCGCGGTGGACGCCAGCCTCAAGCGGCTCCAGACCGACCACATCGACGTCTACCAGTTCCACCACGTCGACCGTCAGACCCCGCTCGACGAGATCTGGCAGGCCATCGACGTCCTCGTGCAGCAGGGGAAGATCCTCTACGTCGGGTCGTCCAACTTCCCCGGCTACAAGATCGCCCAGGCCAACGAGATCGCCGCCAGGCGCGGCGGCACCATCGGCCTCGTCAGCGAACAGTGCCTGTACAACCTGGCCGAACGGCGGGCCGAGATGGAGGTGATCCCGGCCGCGCGGGAGTACGGGCTCGGGGTCATCCCCTGGTCGCCGCTGCACGGCGGTCTGCTGGGCGGGGTCATCAGGAAGCAGACCGAGGGCGGGCGCCGGGCCAGTGGCCGGGCCGCCGAGACCCTCGCCGACCCCAAGAGCCGCGCGCAGATCCAGTCCTACGAGGACCTGCTCGACAAGCACGGCATCGAGCCCGGTGAGGCGGCCCTGGCCTGGCTGCTGACCAGGCCGGGCGTGACCGGCCCGATCGTCGGCCCCCGCACCGCCGACCAGCTCGCGTCGGCGGTCCGCGCGGTGGACCTGGAGCTGTCCGAGGAGCTGCTCGCCTCCCTGGACGAGATCTTCCCCGGCCCCGGTCCGTCCCCGGAGGCCTTCGCCTGGTGA
- a CDS encoding TetR/AcrR family transcriptional regulator C-terminal domain-containing protein: MTNKQVPSAAAPAPRTRLTPATVVAAALRLLDDEGLDTVTTRAVADRLGVRMNTVLWHVKTKRRLLELMADGIAGTITYDGLPEDPAERALELIRRYRRSLLAHRDGAALVTGTYAAEPHTLRFADTVIGALTEHTGSVETSARTCFALIYFTLGLTQEEQAMADADPGRLDEAVTSGHYPALLAARAALAQGTFPDRFEDGIRRILG, from the coding sequence ATGACCAATAAGCAAGTCCCGTCCGCCGCCGCCCCGGCCCCCCGCACCCGGCTGACCCCCGCCACCGTCGTGGCCGCGGCCCTGCGGCTCCTCGACGACGAGGGCCTCGACACGGTCACCACACGGGCCGTCGCGGACCGGCTCGGCGTGCGCATGAACACCGTGCTGTGGCACGTCAAGACGAAACGGCGGCTCCTGGAGCTGATGGCCGACGGCATCGCCGGCACCATCACCTACGACGGGCTGCCCGAGGACCCGGCCGAACGCGCGCTGGAGCTGATCCGCCGCTACCGGCGCTCACTCCTCGCCCACCGGGACGGCGCCGCGCTGGTCACCGGCACCTACGCGGCCGAACCGCACACCCTGCGCTTCGCCGACACCGTCATCGGCGCCCTCACCGAGCACACCGGCTCGGTGGAGACCTCGGCGCGGACCTGCTTCGCCCTCATCTACTTCACCCTCGGCCTCACCCAGGAGGAACAGGCGATGGCCGACGCGGACCCCGGCCGACTGGACGAAGCCGTCACCAGCGGCCACTACCCCGCCCTGCTCGCCGCCCGCGCCGCCCTCGCCCAGGGCACCTTCCCCGACCGCTTCGAGGACGGCATCCGACGCATCCTCGGCTGA
- a CDS encoding FAD-dependent monooxygenase: protein MDATEEIVIVGAGPTGLWLAAELRLQGVPVTVLEARGERDPYSKALTVHPRTVEILGMRGLADAFVGAGFPLPTGHFGALDSRLDFRSLDTPYPFTLFLPQARTEELLEAHARSRGARILRGHRVTGLTQGPDAVRVEVAGPAGDHVVEARYVVGCDGTRSAVRAAAGIDFPGTDASLWGWLGDVVADLSSAGGAVSRFGAEGGVMAVPMPGGLTRFVGLAPEDQVSAYPGELTLEEMRSRVVRVFGTDFGIHDPYWISRFGNATRQAEVYRKGRVLLAGDAAHMHFPTGGVGLNVGFQDATNLGWKLAATVRGTASEGLLDSYHGERHPVGARLLASTRAQTALMAAWSVETQALRDHLSTAMSEQPQFARGLAEQLAALDVHYPPASPAHPLTGTRAPDLPFEDGTSLFALLREGTHVLLDFTGGTEAAAGAAEVAQVAQVAEAAGMGGAGGSAVAGEDRMIPAGTRRHALRLAKREGAWAEIRTALIRPDGHVGWAAE from the coding sequence ATGGACGCGACGGAAGAGATCGTCATCGTGGGGGCGGGGCCCACGGGCCTGTGGCTGGCGGCGGAGCTGCGGCTCCAGGGCGTGCCGGTGACCGTTCTGGAGGCGAGGGGCGAGCGCGACCCGTACTCCAAGGCGCTCACCGTCCACCCGCGGACGGTCGAGATCCTGGGGATGCGCGGCCTCGCGGACGCGTTCGTCGGCGCCGGATTCCCGCTGCCCACCGGCCACTTCGGGGCGCTGGACAGCCGCCTCGACTTCCGGAGCCTCGACACGCCCTACCCCTTCACGCTGTTCCTGCCGCAGGCCCGCACGGAGGAACTCCTTGAGGCGCACGCGCGGTCCCGGGGCGCGCGGATTCTGCGCGGCCACCGGGTGACGGGCCTGACGCAGGGGCCCGACGCGGTCCGCGTGGAGGTGGCGGGCCCGGCCGGTGACCACGTCGTCGAGGCCCGGTACGTGGTGGGGTGCGACGGCACCCGCAGTGCGGTCAGGGCGGCGGCGGGCATCGACTTCCCCGGCACGGACGCGAGCCTGTGGGGGTGGCTCGGTGACGTGGTGGCCGACCTGTCGTCGGCCGGGGGCGCGGTGAGCCGGTTCGGCGCGGAGGGCGGGGTGATGGCGGTGCCGATGCCGGGCGGTCTGACCCGCTTCGTCGGCCTGGCACCGGAGGACCAAGTCTCGGCGTATCCGGGTGAGTTGACGTTGGAGGAGATGAGGTCGAGGGTGGTGCGGGTCTTCGGCACCGACTTCGGCATCCATGACCCGTACTGGATCTCCCGCTTCGGCAACGCGACCCGGCAGGCCGAGGTCTACCGGAAGGGCCGGGTGCTGCTCGCGGGCGACGCGGCGCACATGCACTTCCCGACCGGCGGGGTGGGCCTCAACGTCGGCTTCCAGGACGCGACGAACCTCGGCTGGAAGCTGGCGGCGACGGTGCGCGGGACGGCGTCCGAGGGCCTGCTCGACAGCTACCACGGGGAGCGCCACCCGGTGGGTGCCCGGCTGCTGGCGTCCACCCGGGCGCAGACCGCGCTGATGGCGGCCTGGTCGGTGGAGACCCAGGCGCTGCGGGACCACCTCTCGACGGCGATGAGCGAACAGCCGCAGTTCGCAAGGGGGTTGGCGGAGCAGTTGGCGGCGCTCGACGTCCACTACCCGCCCGCGTCCCCGGCGCACCCGCTGACCGGCACCCGCGCTCCCGACCTGCCCTTCGAGGACGGCACAAGTTTGTTCGCCCTGCTACGGGAGGGCACCCACGTGCTGCTCGATTTCACGGGCGGGACGGAGGCCGCGGCTGGGGCGGCTGAGGTGGCGCAGGTGGCTCAGGTCGCCGAGGCCGCTGGGATGGGCGGCGCGGGCGGCTCCGCCGTCGCCGGGGAGGACCGGATGATCCCGGCCGGTACCCGCCGCCACGCGCTCCGCCTGGCGAAGCGGGAGGGGGCGTGGGCCGAGATCCGCACGGCGCTGATCCGGCCGGACGGTCATGTGGGGTGGGCGGCGGAGTGA
- a CDS encoding MFS transporter → MSSGPGADSAPAPATHESPPAPERPRPSSMFSSLRIRNYRLFFAGQVVSNIGTWMQRIAQDWLVLSLTGSATAVGVTTALQFLPMLLFGLYGGVLVDRLPRRPTLLFTQTAMALTGLALAALTLSGHVQVWHVYLAAFAVGLATVVDNPARQSFVSEMVGPDQLQNAVSLNSANFQSARLVGPAVAGLLITGVGTGWAFLLNGVSFVAPITGLLLMRGRDLHAARRTPRGKGQLREGLHYVAGRPDLIWTIVLVGFIGTFGFNFPVYLSAFADDVFHAGAGSYSLFNTLMAVGSLVGALLAARRGTARMRVMIAAALAFGVFEILASGAPSLWLFALLMAPIGMFGMTINVTANTSIQMSTDPAMRGRVLALYMMVFLGGSPVGAPIAGWVTDAYGVRAGLAVGGVVSAVAAVAIGLVLTRVGNLRLSVGWNGGHPHVRFVPREAREQLAAA, encoded by the coding sequence TTGAGTTCGGGACCCGGAGCAGACTCCGCCCCCGCACCGGCCACCCACGAATCCCCGCCCGCCCCCGAGCGCCCCCGCCCGTCCTCGATGTTCAGCTCCCTGCGGATCAGGAACTACCGCCTGTTCTTCGCCGGCCAGGTCGTCTCCAACATAGGCACCTGGATGCAGCGCATCGCCCAGGACTGGCTGGTCCTCAGCCTCACCGGTTCCGCCACGGCCGTCGGCGTCACGACGGCCCTCCAGTTCCTGCCGATGCTCCTCTTCGGCCTGTACGGCGGTGTCCTCGTCGACCGGCTGCCCCGCCGGCCCACGCTCCTCTTCACCCAGACGGCGATGGCCCTCACCGGCCTCGCGCTCGCCGCGCTCACCCTCAGCGGTCACGTCCAGGTCTGGCACGTCTACCTCGCCGCGTTCGCCGTCGGCCTCGCCACGGTCGTCGACAACCCGGCCCGGCAGTCGTTCGTCTCCGAGATGGTCGGCCCCGACCAGCTCCAGAACGCGGTCAGCCTCAACTCGGCGAACTTCCAGTCGGCCCGCCTGGTTGGTCCCGCCGTCGCGGGGCTGCTCATCACCGGCGTCGGCACCGGCTGGGCGTTCCTGCTCAACGGAGTGTCGTTCGTCGCGCCCATCACCGGTCTGCTGCTGATGCGCGGCCGCGACCTGCACGCCGCGCGCCGCACCCCGCGCGGCAAGGGCCAGCTGCGGGAGGGGCTGCACTATGTCGCCGGGCGGCCCGACCTGATCTGGACGATCGTGCTCGTCGGTTTCATCGGCACCTTCGGCTTCAACTTCCCCGTGTACCTCTCGGCGTTCGCGGACGACGTCTTCCACGCGGGCGCCGGCTCCTACAGCCTCTTCAACACGCTGATGGCGGTCGGTTCCCTGGTCGGCGCGCTGCTCGCGGCCCGGCGCGGCACGGCCAGGATGCGGGTCATGATCGCGGCGGCGCTCGCCTTCGGCGTCTTCGAGATCCTCGCCTCGGGGGCGCCGTCGCTCTGGCTGTTCGCGCTGCTGATGGCGCCGATCGGGATGTTCGGCATGACGATCAACGTCACGGCGAACACCAGCATCCAGATGTCCACCGACCCCGCGATGCGCGGCCGGGTGCTGGCCCTCTACATGATGGTGTTCCTGGGCGGCTCCCCGGTGGGCGCCCCGATCGCCGGCTGGGTCACGGACGCGTACGGCGTCCGCGCGGGCCTCGCCGTCGGCGGGGTGGTCTCGGCGGTCGCCGCGGTCGCCATCGGCCTGGTCCTCACCCGGGTCGGCAACCTGCGGCTCTCGGTCGGCTGGAACGGCGGCCATCCGCACGTCCGGTTCGTGCCGAGGGAGGCCAGGGAGCAACTGGCCGCGGCGTGA
- a CDS encoding helix-turn-helix domain-containing protein, with product MSTDYQRAREELGRRLRELRHESPRSRLTGAELARRLGWPQSKISKLENGRQTPTDGDLRAWAEATGQPQVFGELSARLKGFESHIRSWRRQLASGHRAAQENYTTLVSGTRTIRAWQTGVVHGMLQTPDYARALFESRANLRNTPKDADDAVRARMKRQEWLYRPGKELHVLMLESALRVRVCSAEVQAAQLDRLLGAVGMDTVRLGVVPLDIETELTPGHAFSILDERLVTVEAWHAGLILDDAESVALYGRIWTMLARGAVYGPDAQRVIARARSGLHR from the coding sequence GTGAGCACGGATTACCAGAGGGCGCGAGAGGAACTGGGGCGAAGGCTCCGGGAACTCCGGCACGAGAGTCCTCGGAGCCGGCTCACCGGCGCGGAGTTGGCCCGACGGCTCGGCTGGCCCCAGTCCAAAATCAGCAAGCTGGAGAACGGTAGGCAGACCCCCACCGACGGCGACCTCCGCGCCTGGGCCGAAGCCACCGGACAGCCTCAGGTGTTTGGTGAGCTGAGCGCGCGGCTGAAGGGCTTCGAGAGCCATATCCGGTCCTGGCGGCGCCAGTTGGCCAGCGGTCACCGCGCGGCGCAGGAGAACTACACCACTCTCGTCTCCGGCACGCGAACCATCCGGGCCTGGCAGACCGGTGTCGTCCACGGCATGTTGCAGACCCCTGACTACGCGCGCGCCCTCTTCGAAAGCCGGGCGAACCTCCGGAACACCCCGAAGGACGCCGACGACGCGGTACGCGCGCGGATGAAGCGGCAGGAATGGCTCTACCGGCCGGGCAAGGAACTGCACGTCCTCATGCTGGAGTCGGCGCTCCGGGTCAGGGTGTGCTCGGCGGAGGTCCAGGCGGCGCAGTTGGACCGGCTTCTGGGCGCGGTCGGCATGGACACCGTGCGGCTCGGGGTCGTGCCGCTCGATATCGAGACAGAACTGACCCCGGGGCACGCCTTCTCGATCCTTGACGAACGGCTGGTCACCGTCGAGGCCTGGCACGCCGGACTCATTCTCGACGACGCGGAGTCGGTCGCCCTGTACGGCCGGATCTGGACCATGCTCGCTCGCGGTGCCGTGTATGGTCCCGACGCACA